A single Cyclopterus lumpus isolate fCycLum1 chromosome 3, fCycLum1.pri, whole genome shotgun sequence DNA region contains:
- the gnao1b gene encoding guanine nucleotide binding protein (G protein), alpha activating activity polypeptide O, b: MGCTLSAEERAALDRSKAIERNLKEDGVVAAKDVKLLLLGGGESGKSTIVKQMKIIHEDGFSGDDVKQYKPVVYSNTIQSLAAVLRAMDSLGIEFGDKDRKADAKLVCDVVTRMEDTEPYSAELLTAMQRVWGDAGTQECFSRAREYQLNDSAQYYLDSLDRIGAPDYQPTEQDILRTRVKTTGIVETHFTFKNLHFRLFDVGGQRSERKKWIHCFEDVTAIIFCVALSGYDQVLHEDETTNRMHESLMLFDSICNNKFFIDTSIILFLNKKDLFGDKIKKSPLTICFPEYTGANTYDDATAYIQVQFESKNRSPNKEIYCHLTCATDTGNIQVVFDAVTDIIIANNLRGCGLY; the protein is encoded by the exons ATGGGATGTACACTGAGCGCCGAGGAGCGCGCTGCTCTGGACCGGAGCAAGGCCATCGAGAGAAACCTGAAGGAGGACGGGGTGGTCGCCGCCAAGGACGTCAAGCTGCTTTTGCTCG GCGGCGGGGAGTCCGGTAAAAGCACCATCGTCAAACAGATGAA GATTATCCATGAAGATGGCTTTTCTGGGGATGACGTGAAGCAGTATAAGCCTGTGGTCTACAGCAACACTATCCAGAGCTTGGCGGCTGTCCTCCGAGCCATGGACTCACTGGGCATCGAGTTTGGAGACAAGGATAGAAAA GCCGATGCTAAGCTGGTGTGCGATGTGGTCACTCGTATGGAGGACACAGAGCCGTACTCTGCAGAGCTTCTCACCGCTATGCAGCGTGTATGGGGCGATGCTGGGACTCAGGAGTGCTTCAGCCGTGCTCGGGAATACCAACTCAACGACTCTGCTCAATA CTACCTGGACAGTCTAGACCGGATCGGGGCACCAGACTACCAGCCCACAGAGCAGGACATCCTGAGAACCCGAGTGAAGACTACTGGTATCGTTGAAACCCACTTCACCTTCAAAAACCTCCATTTCAG GCTGTTTGACgttgggggtcagaggtcagagaggaagaagtggaTCCACTGCTTTGAAGATGTGACTGCCATTATCTTCTGCGTTGCTCTGAGTGGATACGACCAGGTGCTCCATGAAGATGAAACAACT AACCGCATGCATGAGTCACTCATGCTCTTTGACTCCATCTGTAACAACAAGTTCTTCATCGACACCTCaatcatcctcttcctcaacaAGAAGGATCTGTTTGGTGATAAGATCAAGAAGTCCCCGCTGACGATCTGTTTTCCAGAATACACAG GTGCTAATACTTACGACGATGCTACGGCATATATTCAGGTTCAGTTTGAGAGTAAGAACCGCTCTCCTAATAAGGAGATCTACTGTCACCTGACCTGTGCCACAGACACAGGAAACATCCAGGTAGTGTTTGATGCCGTCACCGACATCATTATTGCAAACAACCTTAGAGGGTGTGGCTTATACTGA
- the tradd gene encoding tumor necrosis factor receptor type 1-associated DEATH domain protein, producing the protein MADKTVDRGPWTGCAVMFLQSLCPGVNLLSLFKDREQGKFIVFKVIKLTLIDSAGGLGGYEILKVHDADPFLGVEVKFEDVSACQQFLESYSSGAVQQSLSQHACRLLTLPHEFTVETQLKASTHILDLCLDKLELCLQHIHLSQPERLRDEEIDHLEEQLQIQARGPAPQPTPITQEECPVPGNCFKFQNKVFEDRMLTAGDVQSFSNGVGRHWKHVGRALGKSCRALKGLAIDNLAYEYEREGLYEQAYQLLSRFIQAEGRAAKLSRLVKALEDCKLTSLAENILEIQPRE; encoded by the exons ATGGCAGACAAGACGGTGGATCGTGGGCCGTGGACCGGATGTGCCGTCATGTTTCTGCAGTCGCTCTGCCCGGGTGTgaacctgctctctctcttcaaagacagagaacagggAAAGTTCATCGTTTTCAAAGTCATCAAGCTGACTCTTATAG ATTCTGCAGGAGGTCTGGGTGGTTATGAGATACTTAAGGTCCATGACGCCGACCCCTTTCTGGGGGTGGAGGTGAAGTTTGAGGATGTGTCAGCGTGTCAGCAGTTCCTGGAGAGCTACAGCTCTGGAGCTGTGCAGCAGTCCCTCTCTCAACATGCCTGTCGGCTTCTTACTCTTCCCCACGAGTTCACAGTGGAAACTCAGCTCAAGGCCAGCACACACATCCTGGATCTCTGTCTGGACAAGCTGGAGCTTTGCCTACAGCACATCCACCTGTCACAG cCTGAGCGTCTGCGCGATGAGGAGATTGATCatctggaggagcagctgcagatTCAGGCCCGTGGCCCCGCCCCACAGCCGACCCCCATCACACAGGAAGAGTGTCCCGTCCCCGGCAACTGCTTCAAATTTCAGAATAAAGTGTTTG AGGACCGAATGCTGACTGCGGGAGATGTTCAGAGCTTTTCTAATGGAGTGGGTCGTCATTGGAAGCATGTAGGGAGGGCCCTGGGGAAGAGCTGCCGGGCTCTGAAGGGTCTGGCCATAGACAACCTGGCCTACGAGTATGAGAGAGAAGGGCTGTATGAGCAAGCCTATCAGCTGCTCAGTCGCTTCATCCAGGCAGAGGGGAGAGCAGCCAAGCTGAGCCGGCTGGTCAAAGCACTGGAGGACTGCAAACTCACCAGCCTGGCTGAAAATATTCTGGAGATACAGCCACGAGAATAA